The DNA segment CTTGCGTTGCGCGGCCTGCTCGTCGGGATCGAGCGCGCGGTACGCCATCGCCACCGCCTCCATCGACAGGCCGCCCTCCTTGGTATGGGCCAGCTGCAGGCTCTGCATCGATACGATCCGCGACAGCGCGGCCACGTCGGCGTTGAATTGCGCCACCTCGTGGTAGCGGCCGGTCACGCGCAGATTCACCGGGATCTCGGCGAAGTAAGGCTTGAGCACCGCCGCCTGTGGCTTGAACAGTTCGAACTGCAAGCCGCGCGCCACGCCGGCATGGTTGACGTCAGCCAGCAGCGCGTCCATCTCGGTCTTGTTCGGCAGCTGCCGCTCCAGCAGTGCCACGCGTTGCTCGACCTGCTTCTTCTGCTCGCGCAGTGCGTCGAGGTTGGCCACCTGCGCCACCTTGGACTGGTACGCCTGTTTCAGGTTTTCCTGCTCCAGCCGCTGGTGGTCGAGCTCATCGAACTTGCTGCTCCAGTAGAACTGCCAGCCCAGCAACAGCACCAGCGCCGCGGCCATCACGGCGAACAGTACGCGCGGCGCGGCTGGCCATGTTTCCGGCTCGTTGAAGTTGAGCCCGCGGAACTGGCTCGTCAGGTCGGCCAGGTTGATTTCGGTATTGAGCGCCATGGTCAGGCTGCCTTTCCGGATGCGGCTGGGGCTGCAGGAGCAGGAGCGGGTGCTGCGGCGGGACTGGCCGGCGCGTTGCCCGGCCTGCCTTTCTTGCCATCGGCGCCGGGCGGCGTTTCTGGCGCGCGGTACGCGAAGCGCATCGAGAAATCGAACAGCCGGCGCTGCTCGCGCAGGTTGTTGGTCATGGTGACCGCCTTGGACTCGATCAGCTCCGCTTTGTCCAGCCACGGCACGCCGCCAAGGTTGCGCAGCAGTTCGGAGATGCGCTCGTTGGACTGTGCCACGCCGGCGATGGTGAAGGCCTCGCCGGCCTGCTTCAGGCTGGTCAGGTAGACGCCTTCGGGCACCTGGCGCACCAGTTCCTCCAGCAGCTGGACTGGGCGGTTGCGCTCGGTCTGCAGGCTTTCCACCGCCTTCTGGCGCTGCAGCAGCGCGTCGATATCCTTCTTGAGGTTATTGACCTCGCGGATCTGGCCGTCGAGCCTGGCGTTCTCCGCGCTCAGCACCTGGTTCAGCGCGACCACGGAATCGATTCGCCCGTCGATGTAGAGCCCGCCCAGCAGCACGACCGCGGCTCCCGCCGCGGCGGCGCCGACCAGCGTGGAATAGACCTTCTTGCGCCGCGCCGCCTTGCGGGCTTCGTGGTAAGGCAGCAGGTTGACCGAAGGCAGCGTGTTCGTAGACATTCGATTGCCTCCGGTGCGTTATTGCAGGCCGCGCAGAGCCAGGCCGGCACTGACGATATACGCCGGCAGGTCACGCTGCAGGTAGCGCTCGTTGACCTTGGCGTTGGTCGCCATGTTGGCGAACGGATTCGCCAGCGTGGTGGTGATCTTGGTCTGCT comes from the Cupriavidus sp. P-10 genome and includes:
- a CDS encoding PilN domain-containing protein; amino-acid sequence: MSTNTLPSVNLLPYHEARKAARRKKVYSTLVGAAAAGAAVVLLGGLYIDGRIDSVVALNQVLSAENARLDGQIREVNNLKKDIDALLQRQKAVESLQTERNRPVQLLEELVRQVPEGVYLTSLKQAGEAFTIAGVAQSNERISELLRNLGGVPWLDKAELIESKAVTMTNNLREQRRLFDFSMRFAYRAPETPPGADGKKGRPGNAPASPAAAPAPAPAAPAASGKAA
- a CDS encoding type 4a pilus biogenesis protein PilO, whose product is MALNTEINLADLTSQFRGLNFNEPETWPAAPRVLFAVMAAALVLLLGWQFYWSSKFDELDHQRLEQENLKQAYQSKVAQVANLDALREQKKQVEQRVALLERQLPNKTEMDALLADVNHAGVARGLQFELFKPQAAVLKPYFAEIPVNLRVTGRYHEVAQFNADVAALSRIVSMQSLQLAHTKEGGLSMEAVAMAYRALDPDEQAAQRKAAAAAAAAKAGGAK